TCTCCGCGTAACAGGAGGAACTCCTTCGGCTCGGCAGCATTTGCAAAGAGCTTCATCCCATGGTCATAAGGGATTATCTCGTCCTCAGGGCTGTGGATAAAAAGTTTGGGCAGTGCAAGGCTGCCGACCTTGTCTATGGTCGCATAATGGAAGCGTGTGATGAGCCTGACCGGCATATAGGGATAATACTTCCGGCCAATGTCAGGTATTGAGGTGAACCCTGACTCGATGATCAGAGCTCCTGCTTTTCTCCTTGTGGCAAGTTCTGCTGCCACAGCACTGCCAAGAGATCTGCCAAAGATCAGAATGCGTGCCGGATCAATCCCCTTATCGTTTACCAGAAAATCCCAGGCGGCCTCTGCGTCAAGATAGGTGCCCTTTTCTGTCGGCTCCCCCCCGCTGGTACCATATCCCCTATAATCAAAAATGAGCACGCTCAGGCCAAGAGCATGAAAGATTCTGATCGAATCAAGCCGATGAGAAATATTACCTGCATTGCCATGACAGAACAGCAGGACAGCCCGCGCAGCAGGCGCAGGTATATACCAGGCAGTGATGGTCAATCCATCAGCAGTCTTAAACGCAACCTCGTCAAAGGGAAGACTGATGGCAGCCGGGGTTTGCTCTATCTGCCTTGTCGGGAAATAGAGCATTTTGGGCTGGCGGAAAAAGACAAAGACAACAAGACCGCAGTAACCAGCGGCAAGGCCAATAATAACCGTGATAAACATACGTTTCAGTCCGGGCAGCTTCTTACTGAGAACTGCCATAAGATAGTGACTGGAGCATGGACTATTTCTTTGACCCCTTAAAAAAGCGCAGCCCCTCTCCCGGGTAAATCCTGCGCTCCTTGACCGGAGTCGCACTTGTTACCGCCGGCCAGGCATCAAGATTCTGATCAGCGCCCTCTTGAGCAATCGTTGTCGGCTGAGGGTCTGCAAGTATCGGTGACTGTCTGATATCGATCTCCCGGACATTGCAGCTGAATTCAATGGGGATACCGTTTGGATCAAATGAATAAACTGAATGGATAAAGCCATGGTCTATCACTTCTGAAACCCAGATCCCAGCCGCAGCCATTTTGTCCTTTATGGCCCAAAGATCACCTTCTGTCTCGATGCCAAAGGATACGTGATCAAAGACTAAATTACCTGAGACAACCTGACCATGGCCTTTTTCTTCCACAGGACTTATTGAGGGCCACTCAAAAAAGGAAATGGCGCAGGTCTCTGATATCTCGAAGAAGTACTGCCTGTACCCGGGCTGGCCGAGGCCTGCAACAAGCCTCATGCCAAGCAAGTCCCTCCAGAACCGTATCGTGCTGTCCATGTCACCTGTCGCCATGGCAAGGTGATTAACACCATTGAACGTGACCTTAGGCATTAATAAAACTCTTTAAGTAAATCTCCTAACTTATTGATATCAGGAGATTGTTTTACAAGCGGCATATCATGAATAATCGGAATTCTTTCTTCAAGTGACAGACGGCTGTTTCTATAGATAATACCAATCGGAATTCTGTCGCCCCACTGCAGGCTGCGTTCAAATGCCTTCACCCTGTCTGTGGGGTCATATTCAGGCTCAAGGTGATAGACTCTCTGTTTGTACCATTCATGTGTATTGATCTTGTTGAACGATACGCAGGGCTGGAGGATATCAACGAGACAGAACCCTTTGTGATCGATCGCAGCCTTGACCATGGACTTCAGATGATCCTGGTCACCAGAAAAACTGCGCGCAACAAAACTGCAATCAAGAGCAACGGCCAAAGCCATCGGGTTCAACTGCTCAGAAAATACGCCGAAGGGCAAATTTTTTGTGACAGTGCCCTCCTGGGTTGTAGGAGATGCCTGGCCTTTTGTGAGACCGTATACCTGGTTATCATGGACAAAAAGCTTAATATTCGGGTTCTTCCGCATGGTATGGATCAGATGATTGCCGCCTTCCCCGTAGCAGTCGCCATCGCCGGCAACGGCGAATACCGGCATCTCATGGTTGGCAAGCCTGATCCCTGTGGCAACAGGCAGTGTCCTGCCATGAAGGCCATTAAAGGTATTACATTTGAGATAGTGCGGGAACTTGGCTGCCTGACCTATGCCAGAGACGATCGTGAATTGGTGCGGTTCAAGGCCGAGTTCAACGACCGTGTCCTTGAATGTCTTGAGAATGCTGAAATTGCCGCATCCCGGGCACCATGCAGGTGTCTGCCCCTTATAATCATCCAATCTGGACATGCAGTTCTCCAACAAGTTCTTCTACGGTAAACGGCCTGCCGTCATATCGGTTTATCCAGGCCGCAAACTCAAATCCTGTTTCAGCCCTCATGAGACGCGCAAACTGGCCGGTGGCATTCTGTTCAATACATATCGCCTTCTTCGCATTTCCGAGAAGGGCAAGGTAATCAAACGCATCCCTGCCGGGAAAAGGAAATATTTGACTGAAATGAAGCATTGCTATTTTCTGTCTGTCTGAAAGCTCATAAACAGCCTCTTTGATCACGCCATAGGTTGATCCCCATCCGACCAGAACAATATCGGCAACTGCATCCCCATAAAAGAAAGGCGGCTCTATCTCCTTTTGGATCAGGGGCATTTTCTTCAAGAGCCTTTTTCCGACCATCTTCTTCCGCGTCTCTGCATCCTCAACAATATGGCCGTCCTCATCATGTTCATCACTGTCCGTAACAACAACGTGCCTTGACTCCCCCGGCACTGCCATTGGAGAAACTCCGGTATCGGTATATGCATGTCTTTTGTATTCCGAAAGACCGTTCAGGGCATCGGCCCTCAGCCGATAGTCAGTGTATACCAGCTTGTCCAGGTCCAAGCCTGCATGGGTCCACTGCGTGTCAGCCAGATACGTGTCAAAGATAACAAATGCAGGCACCTGGTATTTCTCTGAAAGGTCGAAAGCCTTGTTCGTAAGGTTCATGGCCTGTTCAGGGTCGCCAGGCGCAAAGATGATCCTCGGGAATTCGCCATGCGCTGTGTAAAGAGCGAACTGGAGTTCTCCCTGCTCTGTCCGGGTAGGGAAGCCCGTAGCAGGACCAGGTCTCTGGCCCAGACCTATCACGATCGGCGTCTCTGTCATAGCAGCAAGCGAGAGGCCTTCTACCATCAGCGCAAACCCGCCGCCGGAACTAGCTGTCATTGCCCTCACACCCGCATAAGACGCACCAAGCGCCATATTGATCGCAGCGATCTCATCCTCTGCCTGCTCAACAACAATACCGTATTGCTGCGCCTTGCCCGCAAGGTAGTTCATGATGCCTGTGGAGGGTGTCATAGGATACGCCGCATAGAACTTGCAGTCCGATGCCACGGCTCCAACCCCTATTGCGTCTATGCCGGCAATTAGCAGTTTCTGCTCAGCCCTTGCTGCCATCGAAAATGAACATCCACCACAATCCTTAACCGCAAAATCATATCCGGCGGCGGCAGCCGAGAT
This DNA window, taken from Nitrospirota bacterium, encodes the following:
- a CDS encoding alpha/beta hydrolase, whose translation is MFITVIIGLAAGYCGLVVFVFFRQPKMLYFPTRQIEQTPAAISLPFDEVAFKTADGLTITAWYIPAPAARAVLLFCHGNAGNISHRLDSIRIFHALGLSVLIFDYRGYGTSGGEPTEKGTYLDAEAAWDFLVNDKGIDPARILIFGRSLGSAVAAELATRRKAGALIIESGFTSIPDIGRKYYPYMPVRLITRFHYATIDKVGSLALPKLFIHSPEDEIIPYDHGMKLFANAAEPKEFLLLRGDHNEGFLLSGELYSKGLQQFISRYF
- a CDS encoding VOC family protein; this translates as MPKVTFNGVNHLAMATGDMDSTIRFWRDLLGMRLVAGLGQPGYRQYFFEISETCAISFFEWPSISPVEEKGHGQVVSGNLVFDHVSFGIETEGDLWAIKDKMAAAGIWVSEVIDHGFIHSVYSFDPNGIPIEFSCNVREIDIRQSPILADPQPTTIAQEGADQNLDAWPAVTSATPVKERRIYPGEGLRFFKGSKK
- a CDS encoding 2-oxoacid:ferredoxin oxidoreductase subunit beta, whose amino-acid sequence is MSRLDDYKGQTPAWCPGCGNFSILKTFKDTVVELGLEPHQFTIVSGIGQAAKFPHYLKCNTFNGLHGRTLPVATGIRLANHEMPVFAVAGDGDCYGEGGNHLIHTMRKNPNIKLFVHDNQVYGLTKGQASPTTQEGTVTKNLPFGVFSEQLNPMALAVALDCSFVARSFSGDQDHLKSMVKAAIDHKGFCLVDILQPCVSFNKINTHEWYKQRVYHLEPEYDPTDRVKAFERSLQWGDRIPIGIIYRNSRLSLEERIPIIHDMPLVKQSPDINKLGDLLKEFY
- a CDS encoding 2-oxoacid:acceptor oxidoreductase subunit alpha gives rise to the protein MDYSIRIGGEAGQGIQTVGDTLSRVFARTGYHVFTHQDYESRIRGGHNFYQIRVADRPLSAARSRLDILVAFDLASMDNDAAFVAEQGRIIYDSAVLKQKFDGPTFRDVPFTALAVEHGGSRIMANTVAIGAVLGLLGMEMDILLRIISDTFQKKGEEVIKANISAAAAGYDFAVKDCGGCSFSMAARAEQKLLIAGIDAIGVGAVASDCKFYAAYPMTPSTGIMNYLAGKAQQYGIVVEQAEDEIAAINMALGASYAGVRAMTASSGGGFALMVEGLSLAAMTETPIVIGLGQRPGPATGFPTRTEQGELQFALYTAHGEFPRIIFAPGDPEQAMNLTNKAFDLSEKYQVPAFVIFDTYLADTQWTHAGLDLDKLVYTDYRLRADALNGLSEYKRHAYTDTGVSPMAVPGESRHVVVTDSDEHDEDGHIVEDAETRKKMVGKRLLKKMPLIQKEIEPPFFYGDAVADIVLVGWGSTYGVIKEAVYELSDRQKIAMLHFSQIFPFPGRDAFDYLALLGNAKKAICIEQNATGQFARLMRAETGFEFAAWINRYDGRPFTVEELVGELHVQIG